The Deltaproteobacteria bacterium DNA window GGCATGACCCGGACGATTCGGCAATCCGGCCATTATCTGGATTCCGGTCTTTACGGCTGTCTGGGTGTGGGGCTCCCCTATGCCAATGCCGCCAAGTTTCTTCATCCCCGAAAACGGGTCTGCCTGATAACCGGCGACGGCTCGGTAGGCTTCAATTTTATGGAGTTTGAAACCGCTATACGCAAAAATCTGCCCATCGTAGTGGTGATCAGCAATGATCTGGGCTGGGGGATGATCCGCCACAGTCAGGAACT harbors:
- a CDS encoding thiamine pyrophosphate-binding protein codes for the protein GMTRTIRQSGHYLDSGLYGCLGVGLPYANAAKFLHPRKRVCLITGDGSVGFNFMEFETAIRKNLPIVVVISNDLGWGMIRHSQELKIGHAIPIGTYIGRVDYHKMVEALGGKGMLVEKPEDIRPALEEAFASGQTTCINVLTDPTTISPGSVALANLGGYKA